The following proteins are encoded in a genomic region of Montipora foliosa isolate CH-2021 chromosome 8, ASM3666993v2, whole genome shotgun sequence:
- the LOC137967371 gene encoding D(1) dopamine receptor-like, with amino-acid sequence MNNTADVTDIPEYESDGSWWDWNTFFLAFFIIVMIVTIFGNSLVCIAVYVYRRLHSPTNWFIASLAVSDFLYASASLPFRILSNVTIIQDVWICKTWIWVDMACAAASIANLVVISVDRHLKITKPFVYRRKMTNLRSVLAIGGVWLYAATLSTLSIIAWPGARGVRLSAYGLCTNTNKTFYTVVNIVAFLFPLTVLVTCYSMILRTVWIQFKRMQHMTANFSSNEDRHTRKSVRREFKVTKTIAIVLLTFTLCWTPFFIVFTIQQYDTSIVRHIPEVLFYLIVMILPNLNSTLNPMIYAYFNTEFRIAFKKIVVSIWGERARQHNSSLTSFSQTTFARPGTPPSENDNDNRNHGQKEDRQSSLIEDTIITQI; translated from the coding sequence ATGAATAACACGGCTGATGTCACAGACATTCCTGAATATGAATCTGACGGCTCTTGGTGGGATtggaatacattttttttagcctttttcattattgtaatgattgtgaccatatttggaaacaGCTTAGTTTGTATCGCCGTATACGTCTACCGGCGTCTCCACAGCCCTACAAACTGGTTTATTGCGTCTCTTGCAGTAAGTGACTTCCTATACGCATCTGCGAGCCTACCTTTTCGTATCCTCTCCAATGTAACCATCATACAAGATGTTTGGATCTGCAAGACATGGATTTGGGTGGACATGGCTTGTGCGGCAGCATCCATCGCCAATCTGGTGGTGATCTCAGTTGACAGACACTTGAAAATTACCAAACCTTTTGTTTATCGTAGAAAGATGACAAACTTGCGCTCGGTTTTGGCCATTGGCGGCGTATGGCTGTACGCGGCCACACTGTCTACGCTTTCCATTATTGCTTGGCCTGGAGCGCGAGGCGTTCGATTGAGTGCTTACGGCTTGTGTACGAATACCAACAAAACATTCTACACGGTAGTGAACATAGTAGCTTTTCTGTTCCCACTTACTGTGCTCGTGACTTGTTACAGCATGATTTTGCGCACTGTCTGGATTCAGTTCAAAAGAATGCAACACATGACTGCCAACTTCAGCAGCAACGAAGACAGACATACGCGAAAGAGCGTGCGGcgcgaattcaaagtcactaaGACAATCGCCATTGTCCTGTTGACTTTCACTTTGTGTTGGACCCCATTTTTTATCGTGTTCACTATTCAACAGTATGATACGTCTATAGTGAGACACATTCCGGAAGTTCTCTTTTACCTGATCGTCATGATTCTACCAAACTTAAACAGTACTTTAAATCCAATGATTTACGCGTACTTTAATACTGAATTTCGGATCGCCTTTAAGAAGATAGTTGTATCCATATGGGGAGAACGTGCCCGTCAACACAATAGTTCATTAACAAGCTTTTCTCAAACCACTTTTGCAAGACCCGGAACTCCACCATCTGAGAATGACAATGACAATCGGAACCATGGACAGAAGGAAGATCGACAGTCGTCCTTGATCGAGGATACCATAATAACTCAAATCTGA